One region of Ictalurus punctatus breed USDA103 chromosome 6, Coco_2.0, whole genome shotgun sequence genomic DNA includes:
- the olig2 gene encoding oligodendrocyte transcription factor 2: MDSDTSRVSSRPSSPEGDDLFLSAVKKSTGFSGAVSSTQSDSPPELSADIRGLSGVDENALGLKMFSKKDRKLLSENELQTIRLKINSRERKRMHDLNIAMDGLREVMPYAHGPSVRKLSKIATLLLARNYILMLSNSLEEMKRLVSEIYGGGGGGGSGAHHATFHPSACGTLAHTASPLASHAAAAAAAGSHPVHHALLPPTVSSASLTAPGLSAVASVRPHHGLLKAPSAGASPLTSGFQHWGASMPCPCSMCQVPAPHVPTMSSVSMPRLASDSK, encoded by the coding sequence ATGGACTCCGATACAAGTAGAGTGTCCAGTCGGCCCTCCTCTCCGGAAGGAGATGATCTGTTCCTCTCTGCGGTGAAGAAATCGACGGGTTTCTCGGGCGCAGTTTCGTCTACGCAGAGTGACTCACCCCCGGAGCTGAGCGCGGACATTCGCGGCCTTTCGGGCGTCGACGAGAACGCGCTCGGCTTAAAGATGTTCTCCAAGAAAGACCGCAAACTGCTGTCCGAGAATGAGCTACAAACCATCCGCCTGAAGATCAACAGCCGCGAGCGCAAACGCATGCACGACCTGAACATCGCTATGGACGGCTTGCGCGAGGTCATGCCTTACGCGCATGGGCCCTCGGTGCGCAAGCTCTCCAAGATCGCTACCCTGCTACTGGCGCGCAACTACATCCTCATGCTTAGTAACTCGCTCGAAGAGATGAAGCGTCTCGTCAGCGAGATCTACGGCGgcggaggtggaggaggaagcGGCGCCCACCACGCGACCTTCCACCCGTCTGCTTGTGGCACTCTGGCGCACACCGCGTCTCCACTGGCCAGCCATGCAGCCGCTGCAGCCGCCGCCGGATCTCATCCGGTTCACCATGCGCTACTCCCACCAACAGTGTCCAGCGCTTCTTTAACAGCGCCAGGCCTTTCGGCCGTGGCCTCAGTCAGACCGCATCACGGACTCCTGAAGGCGCCGTCGGCTGGGGCGAGCCCCCTCACCTCGGGCTTCCAGCACTGGGGCGCGAGCATGCCGTGCCCGTGCAGCATGTGCCAAGTCCCCGCGCCTCACGTGCCCACCATGAGCTCGGTCAGCATGCCACGCCTGGCCAGCGACTCCAAATGA
- the olig1 gene encoding oligodendrocyte transcription factor 1: MQPVSSLRGNGQGEGTFHELLPRSGMVAGGTGSGGSGSFSGGLQGPQRHPKFPRELSLEEQQELRRKINSRERKRMQDLNLAMDALREVMVPYASSPTSSLGAGAGLQHPYLPLGASPNGRRLSKISTLVLARNYILLLGSSLQEMRRLLGEVSIGGTVPHLLLTGGWPFLTGPGQLLLSSPEQPLGLAPCSSLPLNGAPVPEESTAWGSRGVAGTPLCPCRVCRVPRVVHETPTSRFQK; the protein is encoded by the coding sequence ATGCAGCCTGTGTCTAGTCTAAGGGGCAACGGACAGGGAGAGGGCACATTTCacgagctcttgcccagatcaGGAATGGTTGCTGGGGGTACAGGATCAGGAGGATCAGGTTCTTTTTCTGGGGGCCTTCAGGGTCCTCAGAGACACCCGAAATTTCCTCGAGAGCTCAGCCTGGAGGAGCAACAGGAGCTCAGACGGAAAATCAACAGccgtgagagaaagagaatgcaAGACCTAAATCTGGCCATGGATGCTTTGCGGGAGGTGATGGTACCGTACGCTTCCTCCCCAACCTCATCCTTGGGTGCAGGAGCAGGGCTGCAACATCCTTATCTACCCCTTGGAGCTTCTCCGAATGGCCGTCGTCTTTCCAAGATCTCCACGCTGGTCTTGGCCCGCAACTACATCCTGCTCCTTGGCTCCTCCCTCCAGGAGATGAGGCGGCTGCTAGGTGAGGTCAGTATCGGGGGGACTGTACCACACCTGCTCCTGACAGGAGGGTGGCCATTTCTCACTGGGCCAGGACAGCTCTTGCTCAGTTCACCAGAGCAGCCACTTGGACTGGCCCCGTGTTCTTCACTGCCACTGAATGGTGCCCCAGTCCCGGAGGAGTCCACAGCATGGGGTTCACGTGGGGTGGCAGGAACACCACTATGCCCCTGTCGAGTGTGTCGGGTACCCAGAGTAGTACATGAAACTCCTACATCTCGCTTCCAGAAATGA